Proteins encoded together in one Carya illinoinensis cultivar Pawnee chromosome 3, C.illinoinensisPawnee_v1, whole genome shotgun sequence window:
- the LOC122303578 gene encoding aspartic proteinase-like protein 1 isoform X1, whose protein sequence is MMLMLRVRVAMPTAVRCSMFLLTAWLMVRNAGAVTTATSSLSSRLVHRFSDEVKELRFSGNGSANGSSWPGRKWSIEYYQMLLSSDFRRQNMKLGAQYQLLFPSQGSKTMSFGNDFGWLHYTWIDIGTPNVSFLVALDAGSDLLWVPCDCVQCAPLSAGYYSSLDRDLNEYNPSGSSTSKHLSCSHQLCESGPNCKGPKQSCSYTINYFSENTSSSGLLVEDVLHLASGGENASKYLVHAPVIIGCGMNQSGGYLDGVAPDGLMGLGLGELAVPSILAKAGLVRNSFSMCFNEDDSGRIFFGDLGPARQQSTSFLPLDGIYKTYIVGVEGCCIGNSCLKQTNFRALIDSGTSFTFLPDDVYEKITKEFDRHVNATRSSYEGSPWRYCYESSSQESLEVPSLTLVFPLNNSFVVHNPVFTIHGDQGVLGFCLAIQPADGDIGTIGQNFMTGYRMVFDRESLKLAWSRSNCQDLSDGKRMPLASPSGTPLNPLPTNEQQSSPGGHAVAPAVAGRAPSKPSAASSQLIASRFCLLRLLPELLLLVNIISVFKADTGII, encoded by the exons ATGATGCTCATGCTCCGAGTTCGAGTGGCCATGCCTACGGCGGTTCGGTGTTCGATGTTTCTGTTGACGGCTTGGCTGATGGTTCGGAATGCTGGTGCGGTGACTACGGCCACGTCCTCTTTGTCTTCGAGGCTGGTCCACCGGTTCTCCGACGAAGTAAAGGAGCTTAGGTTTTCTGGAAACGGTAGTGCGAATGGGTCGTCGTGGCCGGGCCGGAAGTGGAGCATTGAGTACTATCAGATGCTACTGAGCAGTGACTTCCGGAGGCAGAACATGAAGCTCGGAGCTCAGTACCAGCTTCTATTTCCATCCCAGGGGAGCAAAACGATGTCGTTCGGAAATGACTTCGGATG gtTACATTACACGTGGATTGATATTGGCACACCGAACGTTTCGTTTCTTGTTGCATTGGATGCTGGGAGTGATCTACTTTGGGTTCCATGCGATTGCGTACAATGTGCTCCCCTATCTGCCGGTTACTATAGTAGTTTG GATAGAGATCTAAATGAGTACAATCCATCTGGTTCAAGCACCAGCAAGCATCTATCTTGCAGCCATCAGTTATGTGAATCAGGTCCAAACTGCAAAGGTCCCAAGCAGTCATGTTCTTACACTATAAATTACTTCTCAGAAAACACCTCAAGTTCTGGATTGCTAGTTGAGGACGTGTTGCATCTTGCATCAGGAGGTGAAAATGCATCAAAATATCTAGTTCATGCTCCAGTCATCATAGG GTGTGGTATGAATCAAAGTGGTGGTTACTTGGATGGTGTGGCTCCTGATGGTCTCATGGGTCTGGGACTTGGAGAGCTAGCTGTTCCTAGTATTCTTGCTAAAGCAGGATTGGTCCGGAACTCTTTCTCAATGTGTTTCAATGAGGATGATTCTGGGAGGATTTTTTTTGGGGACCTGGGACCAGCCAGACAACAGTCTACTTCATTCTTACCTTTAGATGGAATATA TAAAACCTACATTGTTGGGGTGGAGGGTTGTTGCATTGGAAATTCTTGCCTTAAGCAGACAAACTTCAGGGCACTGATTGATAGTGGAACATCATTTACATTTCTTCCAGATGATGTCTAtgaaaaaataacaaaggag TTTGACAGACATGTAAATGCTACAAGGTCTAGCTATGAAGGATCTCCTTGGAGGTATTGCTACGAGTCCAG TTCACAAGAGTCGCTCGAGGTTCCCTCTCTGACACTGGTTTTCCCATTAAACAACAGCTTTGTGGTCCATAACCCCGTTTTCACTATCCATGGCGATCAG GGAGTTCTTGGTTTTTGTTTAGCCATACAGCCAGCAGATGGAGACATTGGAACAATTGGAC AGAACTTCATGACGGGATACCGGATGGTATTTGATCGGGAAAGTTTGAAGTTAGCCTGGTCACGCTCAAATT GTCAAGATCTCAGTGATGGTAAGAGAATGCCCCTTGCTTCTCCAAGTGGCACGCCATTGAATCCATTGCCAACCAATGAGCAACAGAGCAGCCCTGGTGGACATGCAGTTGCTCCTGCTGTTGCTGGAAGAGCTCCCTCCAAACCATCAGCCGCCTCAAGTCAGCTCATTGCCTCTAGGTTCTGTTTGCTAAGATTGTTGCCCGAGCTGCTTCTACTTGTCAATATCATTTCAGTTTTTAAAGCAGATACTGGCATCATCTAA
- the LOC122303578 gene encoding aspartic proteinase-like protein 1 isoform X2, whose product MTSDGYITRGLILAHRTFRFLLHWMLGVIYFGFHAIAYNVLPYLPVTIVVWCSLVYGASIMQDRDLNEYNPSGSSTSKHLSCSHQLCESGPNCKGPKQSCSYTINYFSENTSSSGLLVEDVLHLASGGENASKYLVHAPVIIGCGMNQSGGYLDGVAPDGLMGLGLGELAVPSILAKAGLVRNSFSMCFNEDDSGRIFFGDLGPARQQSTSFLPLDGIYKTYIVGVEGCCIGNSCLKQTNFRALIDSGTSFTFLPDDVYEKITKEFDRHVNATRSSYEGSPWRYCYESSSQESLEVPSLTLVFPLNNSFVVHNPVFTIHGDQGVLGFCLAIQPADGDIGTIGQNFMTGYRMVFDRESLKLAWSRSNCQDLSDGKRMPLASPSGTPLNPLPTNEQQSSPGGHAVAPAVAGRAPSKPSAASSQLIASRFCLLRLLPELLLLVNIISVFKADTGII is encoded by the exons ATGACTTCGGATG gtTACATTACACGTGGATTGATATTGGCACACCGAACGTTTCGTTTCTTGTTGCATTGGATGCTGGGAGTGATCTACTTTGGGTTCCATGCGATTGCGTACAATGTGCTCCCCTATCTGCCGGTTACTATAGTAGTTTG GTGCTCCCTCGTATACGGGGCATCTATTATGCAGGATAGAGATCTAAATGAGTACAATCCATCTGGTTCAAGCACCAGCAAGCATCTATCTTGCAGCCATCAGTTATGTGAATCAGGTCCAAACTGCAAAGGTCCCAAGCAGTCATGTTCTTACACTATAAATTACTTCTCAGAAAACACCTCAAGTTCTGGATTGCTAGTTGAGGACGTGTTGCATCTTGCATCAGGAGGTGAAAATGCATCAAAATATCTAGTTCATGCTCCAGTCATCATAGG GTGTGGTATGAATCAAAGTGGTGGTTACTTGGATGGTGTGGCTCCTGATGGTCTCATGGGTCTGGGACTTGGAGAGCTAGCTGTTCCTAGTATTCTTGCTAAAGCAGGATTGGTCCGGAACTCTTTCTCAATGTGTTTCAATGAGGATGATTCTGGGAGGATTTTTTTTGGGGACCTGGGACCAGCCAGACAACAGTCTACTTCATTCTTACCTTTAGATGGAATATA TAAAACCTACATTGTTGGGGTGGAGGGTTGTTGCATTGGAAATTCTTGCCTTAAGCAGACAAACTTCAGGGCACTGATTGATAGTGGAACATCATTTACATTTCTTCCAGATGATGTCTAtgaaaaaataacaaaggag TTTGACAGACATGTAAATGCTACAAGGTCTAGCTATGAAGGATCTCCTTGGAGGTATTGCTACGAGTCCAG TTCACAAGAGTCGCTCGAGGTTCCCTCTCTGACACTGGTTTTCCCATTAAACAACAGCTTTGTGGTCCATAACCCCGTTTTCACTATCCATGGCGATCAG GGAGTTCTTGGTTTTTGTTTAGCCATACAGCCAGCAGATGGAGACATTGGAACAATTGGAC AGAACTTCATGACGGGATACCGGATGGTATTTGATCGGGAAAGTTTGAAGTTAGCCTGGTCACGCTCAAATT GTCAAGATCTCAGTGATGGTAAGAGAATGCCCCTTGCTTCTCCAAGTGGCACGCCATTGAATCCATTGCCAACCAATGAGCAACAGAGCAGCCCTGGTGGACATGCAGTTGCTCCTGCTGTTGCTGGAAGAGCTCCCTCCAAACCATCAGCCGCCTCAAGTCAGCTCATTGCCTCTAGGTTCTGTTTGCTAAGATTGTTGCCCGAGCTGCTTCTACTTGTCAATATCATTTCAGTTTTTAAAGCAGATACTGGCATCATCTAA
- the LOC122303580 gene encoding heavy metal-associated isoprenylated plant protein 23: MGVGGTLEYLSDLMASSHKHKKKKQLQTVELKVRMDCDGCELKVKKALSSLSGVKSVDISRKQQKVTVTGYVEASKVLKKAKSTGKKAEIWPYVPYNLVAQPYIAQAYDKKAPPGFVRNVENTSNTGTVTRYEDPYINMFSDDNPNACSIM; encoded by the exons ATGGGAGTTGGAGGAACTTTGGAGTACTTGTCTGATTTGATGGCCAGTAGCCATAAacacaagaagaagaagcaattgCAGACTGTGGAGCTGAAGGTCAGGATGGACTGTGATGGCTGTGAGCTTAAGGTCAAGAAAGCCCTCTCTTCGTTAAGTG GAGTCAAATCAGTGGACATAAGCAGGAAACAACAGAAAGTGACTGTAACTGGATACGTTGAAGCAAGCAAGGTGCTGAAGAAGGCCAAGTCAACAGGGAAAAAGGCAGAGATTTGGCCTTACGTTCCTTACAACCTGGTGGCTCAGCCTTACATTGCTCAGGCTTATGACAAGAAGGCACCTCCTGGGTTTGTCAGGAATGTAGAGAACACTTCCAACACTGGCACTGTGACAAGATACGAAGATCCCTACATCAATATGTTCAGTGATGACAACCCGAATGCATGCTCTATTATGTAG